The Phoenix dactylifera cultivar Barhee BC4 unplaced genomic scaffold, palm_55x_up_171113_PBpolish2nd_filt_p 001821F, whole genome shotgun sequence sequence CTTGACATCATGAAGCAGCCGACTAAAGTAGTAAATTGGCTtctatctatttttttcttctctaacCAACACCAAGCTGATGGCCACTAAGGATACAGCCTAATAGAGGTAGAGTTCCACACTCAGTTCTAGGCAAGAAAGGTGCAGAGGCAATCCAAGGGCtcttttgagctcatcaaaggtATGTTTGTGTTACTCAGTCCATATGAAGTTCTTAAGACACTTTAGGAACttgaataagaaaaaaaatttatctgCTAATCTCAAGATGAATCTATTTAGGCTGGCGACTCATCCCATGAGGCGCTGAACCTTCTTTACCATCTTTGGTGGGATCATCTCCTATAGAAATTTGATCTTTTTTGGGTTTGCCTCTATTCCATATTACATCACCATAAAGTCCAATAAATTTCTCGATGATACCCGAAAAAGCGCACTTCTCGAGACTAAGCTTCATGCCATAGTGAAGTAACACTCTGAAGGCCGCTTCCAATTGGCAATGTGTAGCTCAGCCTTTAGGCTTTTTACcaacatatcatccacatatgcTTCCATGTTGCAGCCAATATAGTTTTTGAAGATCTTGTTGACGGCTGGTAAGTGGCTTCGCATTCTTTAGGCCAAAGGGTATGTATGACCTTATAGTAGTACAATCCTCTTTTGATGATGAagcacttcttcttcttcttctccttctggtACATTTGATCTGACTATACCTAGATAAGTGTCCATGAAGCTAAGTAGTTCATATCCCGATGACAAGTTGGTCTATCCTTAGAAACAAAAAAACTATCCTTCAAGTGGATTTTATTAAGGTCGATAAAATCAATACAAATTCTCCACTTTTCGTTTGCTTTTTCCACCATCATCATATTTTCCAACTAATTTAGATAATCGACCTCACGGATGAAGCCAGCTCAGAGAAGTTTGGCCACTTCCTCATTTATAGCATGTTGCCTTTCTAGAGCGAAATTGCACTTCTTTTGCTGAAGAGGGTTATAGGTGGCATCCATACAAATACTCGATGAACAATTACTAAGGTACTAATACCCAGCATGTCTACAGCTATCTATACAAATATATTAGAGTTAGCTCTAAGAAAATAAACTAGTTGAGCTCGTGCCTTGGACTCCAATAGGGAGCCCCCCTACACCGTTCAAGAAGgatattcttctcattgtggCAATAAAACCAATTCCTCAACCGATAGCTCCCTCTGCTTCTTCAACCCATCTTGGGTATCCAAACCTTCAATAGAAAATGCCCCCTTATTCTTTATCTTGAGGAAGGTCATGCAACACTACGAGCAGCAGCTTGATCACCTCGGACCTTCTTAATCCTAAGCTCAGTTGGAAACTTCATCACTAGGTGGTAAGTAGAGATGATGGCCTTCATAGTATTGAGGGTTGGTCACTAATAATTGCATTGTATGCTGAAGGAACTCAAATGATCAAAAAATATGCCATTACAGTTACTTGGTGAGGTAAATGTCAGAAGGTAATAAGCAAAGTGATGCTTCCTTTTGGTTGGACTGAGTTTCCAATAAAATCGATTAGAGGTGCCTTGATTGCTCTAAGCTGGTCTTTGGGAATCTTTAACATCTCCAGTGCCTCGTAGTGTAAAATGTCAGCAGAGTTGCCATTGTCTATGAGGATCCTTTTTACTTCAAAGTTTGCAATGGTCATAGAAACGACTAATGCATCATCATGAGGAGCATGAACACACTGCAAATAATCATCTGAGAATGTGATAATCTCCCTAGTCCTAGGTTTCTTGGGGAGAGGGTCTTCCACCCTAATATGATAGATATTAGCTTTCTAAGCTGAGATATTTTCTTCTCCGCTAGCCGATTCACCTGTAATAACTTCGATAATGCCAAGCAAAGATTAGTTTTGTGGGGAGTGACAGGTAGGAGTGTGCCTCAGAAGCGAGCATcgatctcttcttctttcttccccttggccATGCTTCACAAATTGGTAAGATAACCACACTAGATGAGCTTTTCAATTTCATCCTTCAGATGTTATCATTCCTCTGTGTCATTCCTATGATCATAGTGGAAGAGGTAGAACTTATTATGATCTGTCCTAATTGGGTTTGATTTCATCCTCTCTAGCTATTAAACATATTTTTTGTTCTGAAGAGTATAATTTTCATACCTTTGAGGTGGAGTCCTTAAATGCTGCAAAGCTTCTGTTCGTTCCGCTGTCCTCCTCTTCCCATGAGGGATCTTCTCATCTTCTTGgcacttcctctttttctttgctcAATCGTCTCTCACCTTTCTCTGAGCACTCATAGCTTCCTATGCATTAATGTACTTATCTACCGTGCAAAAAGCTCGACAAAGGTTTTAAAAGGCCTCTTATAGAGAGAAAAACTGAATTGAGAGGACTTTGAAGGATTCTAGGGGTCAATGGGATCCGTCATCCCATTATAGGATTCCACCTGAGGCATCTTGAATCTCGGAGGAAGGGGCACCACCATGAtcagtcaggatttgacctGCTGATGGTGCTGGTTGAATTGCTCCAAGGTCACCGGCATCTTACAAGTTTGTTGAGGTAGCAGAGTCGGTGACTACGACTAAGGGAGATGACATTCTCTTAGGGGGCCCTCTCTTGGGGAACCTTAAGATCTGATAGGCGATGCTGAAGATTGGTTCCTCCTTCTCGGAGGCATGGATTCTCATTCGAGCTTCCTAGAGACAACGCTAATCTGTTGCCACCAATCTCAGGATATTAATATGGACCACCTTCGTGGACCTGCAAAATAATAGACAGAGGTTGAAAATCTCACCAAATTGGCTTCAGCCTAGCCCTCTGTTGTTGAGTCTGTATAGGTTTTGTGGgaatggaggaagaagaaataggaaaaagcaGAAAGATAGAGTCTCCCTCAATCAAATGAATTTTTTGTTACCTTTTTTGGAGAGCCATTTGGACCTATTTATAGTTGAGGTCTCAAATCTTTCGGGATGGCATACCACCAAACTCGGGGGGTCATGGCACAATGGCCTGCTGACATGGCGTAATGACCTTAGGATCATGCTATAACAATCTAGCACGTGGTGGGACTAAGCACACTCCCAAGGTGGTGGAAGCCAAGCTGCTCCTCAGAAAAAATGTTGCTCAGCTTGGGTCAGTAGTTAAGGTTGCAAAAAAGAGCTGGGAGGATGCCGACCTCATGATTTGAATGCTTCTATTTTGTTTGGTCCGACTTAAGGGAGCAGACTGAGCTGCTCtagagaaaatatttttatgaggATCGACATATGGGTTGTATGCTGGAAGAAATCTCATGCGCTACATCATTGCATTCATGAACTGCTACATCAATTGTGATTTTTGTCTAATTAGTGTCATCCCTACCCATGTTTTGAGGCATATAAGGAGATTGATGGGAAAACCATGACCACAGACTATAATGTTGGGCTATATTGGCTGGTCCATAAAcgaagcccaatccaattccCTATCTACTAACTCAAATTACTTTCCCATGTTCAATACTAGCCACTGGTTTGGCTTTTGATCCAAGGGCTGTTATTTATCCCTGCTGGCTGGTCACTTAAAAAGGCTGTTTTGGGTTCGATCATTGCGGGACaagaaaaaagagggagatgtgaggaAATAGGATGGCACTTCCTCCAAGGTTTCTCCTGGAACTTTTGGGGGGGCCTTTCTACAAGGAGAAGATCTTGTATCTTTAATTGAGGGTTTGTTCTTGTTCCTTGTTTTCCCTAAAGTTAGAAAGCAAATGAAGGGTTGATACCTTAACATCCCCTACATCTTATTTGAGGGGACATGTTCCTTGTATTTTGTAATCTCCTTTTGTTGATCGTGAAAACTATCTTTGCATTGTTCTCCTATTGATGTATGCCTTGAATTAGCTGAACCACGTAACTTTGGAGTCCTCTTGTGGTTGTGTGTGTGCCATTCTATTGCTTGCTATTTGGTCTTGTTGTACTTCCCATCTGTAGTGATCATAAGTGTTAATTGGTCTAAAACAAAGAAGCTCATAGCAAAAGTATAGCGCTAGAATTGGTTTATTTTGATGTTTGTGGCCCCATTTTTGTTAAATCGCTTGGCGGTGCCTTGTACTTTGGATTTATACCTTAACATCTAAGAATCAAGTTTTTGATACCTTTTAGCATTTCGAAGCCCGTGTTAAAAAGGAGTCTAAAAGACATATCAAATGCTTGCAAATTGATAATGGTAGAGAGTTTTGCTCTCTTGCTTTTGACGAATTTTGTGTAGAAAATAGCACTCGTAGGGTGAATACCGTTCCTCACACAGCACAACAGAATGGTACCAATGAAAGAATGACGGTACCATTGTTGACCATGATGGAAGCATGTAATCTTAGTTGGGTTTTCCAAATGCATTGTGGGCCAAATCTGCAAATATAGTGGTCAATAAATAGATTGCCTAGTGTTGCATTAGATTGTGGCATTCCAGGAATTCTATGGAGTACTAAGAAGATCTCCTATGAAGAGTTTTTGGACATGATGCTTAGGTTCAAATCCCCAAAGAGAATTGAGCTAAACTTGATGCAAAGTCAGAGATGTATATTGCTCACGGTATGGTGGTGATGATAGAGGCTATAGGCTTTGGCAACTTATGGCCAAGAAGGCTATGAGAAGCTGAGATGTTGTCTCTCATGAGGACATGATGTTTGAAGAAAGCAAGGGTGAAGAGCAAAAGTAATTCAATTAGTAGTTGAGATGCAATTTTCTAATCCTTCCATTTCTGCATGGCATGTGCAAGGTGATGATTCTCatgctgatgatgatgatattgttgatcatgaagaaagcaCAAATACAAATGAGCATCAACTGGGTAATTCTGAAAACAGTGAGAATGTGCCAAATACACCTACATATGAGTCGAGGTGATGTaataacccaggacctcattcaaaatggctagccggaaggtattatttgggttgtttgatcctgtataagtacggAAAATCTActcagtgaataaccgatgtgggactaaatacatgcccgcacggatcctcacaggtGACTATCAAGATCTCCTAAGCTTATTCAAAGGTATTAACctcttgtttgtattgtgctttgtttagtGACATTGATGAACCCAAATGcttccaagaagctaaagattgCCCGGAAGATGAGATGGTGTCATTGCATCAAAATGATACTTGAGAGTTGGTAAAGCTTCCAAGCCATAAGAAAGCATTGAAGAGTAGATAGGCGTATGTGATCAAGGACTTTTCTCCCTTTTGATGAAATATTAGAAGTATGCTTCGTCTACGTCCTCCTGCAGGCAAAACCAGCTAACAaataagtaattaaaaaaaaaaaaaaacccaagaaTGCCTACTTATTGTGTGGGTCCCACCTCAAGGTTCGGGTTGCATCTTTCTCGTGAACAAATGATTGGTCTTTTTTTCAGGTTGCTGTAAGCTAAATCATGCCCCACACGGCTCTCAAAGAAATTCAAACTTTCTCATTCATCAACATGCACAAATATCAAAGCGTCATCTGCATGATTTATTAGTGAATACGCACAAAGAAAGATGTATCATTTTTTTGTACGAAAAATACAACCCCTTCCATATGGTAGGATTCATAAAAGTTGTATAAAAAAGATGGATGATGACCATCAAAATTTGGTTCAGAtggtataatttttttctccCTTGGTAAGAGGTCGGGGTTTGATTTTGGAGGCCATCCCCCAATGACTCTATAACCTAGGCCTTCTTAAGGATTAGAGCtcgttcttttttaaaaaaaataaaaataaaaaaataaaattatagaaaaggCTTCACTCTATGCCTTGCTGTTGTGAGTGCTAGGATCCTGGAGATTGGATCCCTTCacattctcaaaaaaataataataatagaaaataaaaaggctCTATGCCTTAATATCTCAAGAAAATAGAAACTATTCTGCTGATCATTAGTTCAGCAACCATATGCACTACTTCTAGCACTATTTACCCTATTATTACAACGTGCATGCACTTGTGGTAAGATAGTGATATTAGTCAAAAAAACTTATATAATACTTTGAATTGCCAATAGAACCAATCATGACATGAAATAAAAAGGAACCAGAACCACGATCCTTTGCGGTGCTTGTTTTGCACCACGGAGAGCTATACATCTTTGAAAAGGTGCCATATCGCCCATCTTGAAAATGGACAGTTGTGGCTTTTTTCCTTGCCCACCATATGTGTGGCATCCAAAGCAATAAATTTGGCAAGCAATATGATACTCTCTATTTTTGAGATGAATGATAGTTGCTTGTTTCTAAGATGCATGGCATTACGGCTATGATCTCTGCGGCAAATATGTATCACAAAGGATCCagattcaataaaaaaataagttcTCAAAGTTGAATTAAGTATTGGGCTGCTCAAGCCTGGTTTGGTAATTAAACAAAACTTAGTTACAAATGTTCAAGTTTGGTTCATTTCTAACAAATAAGATTTAAGGGATTGCTCTTGGAACCAAATTCTCAAGGTCGCATATTGACACtataaagtgtttcaaatgcaTGCGCGTatgcggagagagagagagagagagcgagatgaTCCAAACCAAGCCTGAGTTAATCTTGGTTCATTCCAGGCCATAGTTTGAAAGCTTAGTTTAACTGGTAGTTTAATATACGTAGGAATTTTCTATAAGCATCGCTACTTATTTTCTTGTACATTGTAGAAAAACTATCATGTTGCCGTCAGTCCAATATAATTAACACAATGTAAATAACAAAAACAGAATGTAGATTTAAACCATAATATTAAAATTAGTGCATGCTCCACTAGTATTACTATATTAGTGCACCTTGAGGTAGCATTACCATACATGATATCATGGTGCTGCAcaaagagtattaatttaagACATATGGTGATAGGATACTACATTGGAGCTTGTTTCAATGAAAAAAAGGAGCTCCAATAAATAAAGCTCTCATCATTATGGGGTTTGGAGAGGATTTGATATATGCAACCTTATCTCATGTATAGAGCAGCTATTTTTGCATTTTGAATTCATGACCTCCATATCATAATATCATAATGAAGCAATCTTATTGTGAAGACCCATACGAGCTTTATATTTGCTCTTTTATCAACTATGTATTAGAAAAATCTTAAATATCTATATAGgaccaagaaactcaaataatgcCTTCATGCTAgcatttttggatgagatcctagATCGTTGCAAATATAGGTGAAGATCTATGTAGGCAGTTATTTCATCCCACATCAGCTATGCATTCGGaggattttgggtacttatataggaataAGAAACTCTAATAGCACTTTCCAAGTAGCATTTTTAGCTGTCTGGGTCCTTACAGATGGTATTAATGCAGACAAACCCCACAACCTATGTGGACGAAGTGATACTGCAATATGAGCCCATTTGAGGCTGGTTACGAGTAGATCGTagtatttgtgattggatttgaatagatttggatcTTTCGCAATGATGCCAAAACTTAAACTAGGGAGTGTATGAAGATATATGCAATCATCTATTTAGTAACATGCACATGGAATATGCACAAGGaagatcttagatacttatacatGACCGAAGAacttaaataatacctttcgccTAACCTTTTTCGATAAGATCTTTGGATATTACACTTATCTTACACCAAAGCTCACCTTCTATTGAAGCTTATTTTGATAATATCTGAAAaatatgctgattttgctgaaaaaatctaaaatatgaaaaatttctACTATTTTAAAACCAGGCAGATTATCTCAGATTAttatattcaaaaataaaatgtaAACTCTAACTAAATCTACAAGCTTGGGTGACTTTAATCAAGCTTTCATCCTTACACCCATAATCAGCTAAAAACCTACACGAATTGAAGTTTGAAAAATTAGCAATCACAATAAGAAAACGCATCAGAAAAGGCCGTTGCGTTGGGCCACCATCCCAACGTCTTACCTAATTGCCACCTTCCATATCCTGTCAAGCCCTTACACCACCCTCACCAACACCCTATCGTCCACGCTTTCCCCCAGCAATCACATCCTGAGACCATATTCCAGGTGCCGTGTCGGCCCACCCTTCCCCATTTGACCTTAAGTTAGAGAAACCATGGACATTCCAAAGCCCTGTTCGGTGGGTAAAAAGACGATATCAACTCCACTTCTTGCCACTTTCCGCTCACCAAATCAAACGGCCCAAGAACTAAGAAACACCCCCCCCTACAAGTCCTATAACAACCATAGCCATCGCCCCACACTACCGCCACTACCAAGCAGTTCCCTTGCTCTCATTCGAACAACACCATGAACTCCGGCAACCAAACCACCACCTTCTCCAATGGCCGCAGTTCCCCCACCACTAACCTCATGAGCTCCCTCGGGCTCCTGCCCTCGGAGATCCAATTCCTCGAGCTCCTCGTTGCCCTATCGATCTTCGTCACGTTACGCGCCTTGCGACAAACCAAACGCCAGGGCCTCGCGGTATGGCCCGTCGTCGGCATGCTGCCATCGCTCCTCCTCGCCCTCCGCAATGACATGTACGAGTGGATCACCGGCGTTCTTGATGGCATGGGCGGCACTTTCACCTTCCGTGGCCCATGGTTCACCAACCTCCAGTGCATCGTGACCGCCGACCCCCGCAACCTCGAGCACCTCCTCAAGACCAAGTTCTCCAACTTCCCCAAAGGCGACTACTTCCGGAGCACGGTGCGTGACCTGCTCGGCGACGGCATCTTCGGCGCCGATGACGAGGTCTGGCATCGCCAGAGGAAGATCGCGAGCCTCGAATTCCATTCAGCCGGCTTCCGGTCTTTGACAGTCCAATCCCTCTACGAGCTCGTCCACTCGAGACTCCTCCCAGTGCTCGAGTCGGCCTGCAACAACCGCAAGCCAATCGACCTCCAGGACGTGCTGCTAAGGCTAACCTTCGACAACGTGTGCATCATCGCCTTTGGCAACGACCCAGGCTGCCTCCGCCCCGGGCTGCCGGAGATCCCCTTCGCCCGGGCCTTCGAGGATGCAACCGAGGCCACAATTATCCGATTCATGACGCCGACTGCAATATGGAAGGCGATGCGCTTCTTCGACCTCGGTAACGAGAGGAGGCTCAGAAGGTCGTTGAAACACGTCGACGACTTCGCCTACGAGGTAATTCGGACGAGGAAGAAGGAGCTGTCGCTGGAGTCGGGTGACGAGAAGAAGGCAGCCAGGTCCGACCTCCTGACCGCGTTTACGAGTCACAAAGACGACCACGGGACGGCGTTTTCGGACAAGTTGCTGAGGGATGTCTGCGTGAATTTTATACTGGCTGGGAGGGACACGTCGTCGGTGGCGCTGGCGTGGTTCTTCTGGCTGTTGAACCAGTATCCGGAGGTGGAGAAGAGGATACTTGAGGAGGTTAGGAGGATAGTAGAGGATAGAGAATATAacagagaagaggaaggagaggagagtTTGGTGTTCAAGAGGGAGGAGGTGAAGAGGATGGAGTATTTACAGGCGGCTCTGACGGAGGCTCTACGGCTGTATCCGTCGGTGCCGGTGGATCACAAGGAGGTACGTGCTGGCGGATTGATTTTTTGGGCCATGCATGCATACTTGCATACAATACTAACATACGAGGATGACTTGTTATTTATTTCCCATAGTAATATCAAGTTGGACGGGATGATGCCTTAcgtcataattatttaaatctaatttggtGCATGTATTGTTTCAGGCATGCATGCGTCCATGGCATAAAAAAATCATCCACTTGTAGAGATCAGAGATAAGATACGGATGTGCGTACATACATTTAGTTTGCCTACATACTGATTTTTGTGCATGTTATGTGATATGTAGGTAGGATAATGGCACTGTacttaaagaaaaaatatatagtagGACTATACCCTACAGGCCGGGCTGGGTTCGGTTTTGTTGTCTGGTACTTAGAACAAACTTGTCCTAAAGATAAAAACTGTACGTTAATGGCGTTGGCGTTGGTTAGCTCCATTGCACAGAGGGTAGAAAATTAATTTTCCtagatgtgtgtgtgtgtgtgtgtatatatatatatatatatatatgtatgtatgtatgtatatatatatatatatatgtatgtatgtatgtatgtatgtatgtatgtatgtatgtatgtatgtatgtgtgtgttatATGCACGCGCgcggatacatacatacatacatatatatatatatatatatatatatatatatatatatatatatatatatatatatatatatatatatatatatatatatatatatatatgtatgtatgtatgtatgtgtgtatgtgtgtgtgtgtacatatatatatatatatatatatatatacacatacatatacatatatatacatacatacatacatatatacatacatacatacatatatacatacatatatatatatatatatatatatatatatatatatatatatatatatatatatatatatatatatatatatatatatatgtatgtatgtatatatatatgtatgtatgtatgtatatatatgtatatatatatatatatatatatatatgtgtatatatatatatagacacaaggcgtctaaacaataaacaaaaaaaaaggccaaACTTAAGTCGTGCGTTGTCTCTTAAGAAGGATATTTACAGACACATAAGTTAAGTTATTCCATACAAATCACATCAAATATACAAGTCAAAACTAGCTCCAGTTGGTGACAAGTGCACTGGAAATTATAGCTGGATCGCAGTGCTAAATTGACCAACAACCATCACGTATAATTAAGTTACCTATTAGAATTGCATGTTATAGTAAATGTACCTAGGGGATTATTACAAACGTGGAAACATCAatcatttaatttctgaaagaTAACAAGGCTTTCTGGCCTTGGACTGTTATTATAAGTTTTTTATGTTCACAGTGTCATTCTTTTCTAGATCATTTATTCTGTCTAGTGTACCAAGGATTAGTAACTTATCTTCTAGGATGGCAACGTCAATGCCTAAGGTACCACTTGTGGGCATATCCTTTTCATCTGATTAATTGTTTCTTATGTTAGAACAGGACGTTTTTATTTCAAGAATCAGCTAGTGCAATCTTTTCGCCAGCGAAGATTATCCTAGGCAAAAAGCAAGATCTAGGCCGGTTGCAATTTATTTCTTTAGTTAAACGTTTTAGTCTTTAGATAGTTTCGAGCCCTTAGTCAAGAGGTTTATTAATGAAAGTGAAACATAACACTAAGTTCTATTAGTTGGCCAACTAACTGGCTTAAATTGTTAGACCCCTAACATAAGCTATGTTAATTGTCATTATCCGTTCTACTATACAACCTGAACTTTAAGCCTCCCGTTTGCATCACATATGCCTTGCTTTTGTACGAAACTGCTATCAGATGTGATGCTTAGTTGCACTCTGAAGGGTGCTTATCTATGAAATGTACTACATGACTTGCCACCAAATCCAACAGAACAACTGCATGCACGCATTGTCGTTTGCATGAGTtacaattttttatatttttctacatGGTCCTTCTTGAACAAGCAATAGATAACCTTGAAATCGAATAGCTGCAACTTGTTAAAAttttgtatcttatgagatcGAACTTTCTGCACGATTACCTTGTTGCATGAACACTTCATCGTCCATAATTGTAAATTATGGAATCGCCAAATATGAATAAAACCATCTGCAATGTAATCGTGTGCACGTTTCTGGTTGGCTTAGGTGATTGAAGATGAGGTATTTCCTGATGGTACTGTActgaagaaaggaacaaaggtTGTATATGCCATCTACTCCATGGGGAGAATGGAGAGCATATGGGGGAAGGACTGCAGGGACTACAAGCCAGAGAGGTGGCTCAAGGATGGTCGCTTCATGAGCGAGTCTGCATACAAATTTACTGCCTTCAATGGCGGACCGAGGCTGTGCTTGGGGAAGGACTTTGCCTACTATCAGATGAAGTTTGTCGCAGCTTCCATCCTCTATCGATACCATGTGAAGGTGGTCGAGAGCCACCCAGTGGTCCCAAAGTTGGCGCTAACCATGTACATGAGGTATGGATTGAAGGTGACCCTCTCCAGAAGGAAACAAGACCAAGCTTCCCAAATAGTAAATAAAAGAGTTCGTGCTGAACTAGTAAATTAGACAGACGTATTAAGGTTATACTTTGATCTGTTCTAAGATATATGGAGTGAACTAGTAGGATAGAAGATGGGTCATCAAAGAATAAGGTATCCAACGTGAATTTCTTCTATTATATTTTCACTTTGTCTACTGTTTGATGTGACGAGAGAGAGATATATATATCAAGTTGCATACCTTTATAATAAGTGTTTTGCTTCCGCAGCttaccctcttcttctttttttccccggGTACACAGATTAcccctttttttatttgaagTGGATGGGTGGGTAGAGTTCGCTATGTAATCCAATGGTACCCCAAAGCAACCTTGATGTGCTGTCTTAACAAAACAGGTTTTAATAATCTTTTTAAAATGAAACGACAAACGCCGGTCAGTTACTTCTTCCTTGTCATCTCTGTCCCTTCGTGTAAATTCCCCCGTAGGATTTCCCAGTTTCTCACCAAAGGCCAAAGGCGCTCGCTTTCTTTGCTCTTACTCTTCCCCTACCTCATCTCTCTCCCCCAGCTCTCTAGGCGCTTTTAAGACAGGCCTGAGTGGAAGGGTTGCACTAGGTCCATAACATAAAAAGCTTCATATATATGCTTGCAGTGCAGCCATGCAttgtgagtgagagagagagagagagagagccgaagcaagaaaataaagggAGGAGCAGTTGAAGAAGAGATCTAGAAAGCAAGAACCAGTGTTTAACTAtttatttttacatgaaaattattttttatgaaaaatttaaatttgtctaattttattttccacCATAAAGCTTAACTCTTGGGCCATGTCTAGTTTAATAGAATTGGGAGGTGGGAGCGGGTATCAGTTTCTCATCCAGCTCATTTCCATATTTGGTAACTCCTGAGAATGTTGATTCCTATGGACTTCAAGTAGCAATAAAATTTGTTTTCTATATTTACTAATGTTAATTTTATGTTAAAAAGGCACTTCAATGATGTATTATCTATGTAGAAATAT is a genomic window containing:
- the LOC103711959 gene encoding cytochrome P450 86B1-like, which produces MNSGNQTTTFSNGRSSPTTNLMSSLGLLPSEIQFLELLVALSIFVTLRALRQTKRQGLAVWPVVGMLPSLLLALRNDMYEWITGVLDGMGGTFTFRGPWFTNLQCIVTADPRNLEHLLKTKFSNFPKGDYFRSTVRDLLGDGIFGADDEVWHRQRKIASLEFHSAGFRSLTVQSLYELVHSRLLPVLESACNNRKPIDLQDVLLRLTFDNVCIIAFGNDPGCLRPGLPEIPFARAFEDATEATIIRFMTPTAIWKAMRFFDLGNERRLRRSLKHVDDFAYEVIRTRKKELSLESGDEKKAARSDLLTAFTSHKDDHGTAFSDKLLRDVCVNFILAGRDTSSVALAWFFWLLNQYPEVEKRILEEVRRIVEDREYNREEEGEESLVFKREEVKRMEYLQAALTEALRLYPSVPVDHKEVIEDEVFPDGTVLKKGTKVVYAIYSMGRMESIWGKDCRDYKPERWLKDGRFMSESAYKFTAFNGGPRLCLGKDFAYYQMKFVAASILYRYHVKVVESHPVVPKLALTMYMRYGLKVTLSRRKQDQASQIVNKRVRAELVN